The Halarchaeum grantii genome includes a window with the following:
- a CDS encoding DUF7504 family protein yields the protein MNADRVDDGAALADLSAGAVALYTLPSGERPLSAIPRAGFENLLVLSTSADLERLERAVAARGGDPAHVGVVPITGTTVDYDGPLWTTERANPSDLTGISIRFSEAFAHVRPGVGWVVVDNLGVLSMYVSEERLVRFVESITSATRERNAHCVLAATEGVLGERTLARLEGLTDRTVSAR from the coding sequence ATGAACGCTGACCGGGTCGACGACGGCGCGGCTCTCGCGGACCTCTCGGCGGGTGCGGTCGCGCTCTACACGCTCCCGTCCGGTGAGCGCCCGCTATCCGCGATTCCGCGCGCGGGCTTCGAGAACCTGCTCGTGCTCTCGACGTCCGCCGACCTCGAGCGCCTCGAACGCGCGGTCGCGGCGCGCGGCGGCGACCCCGCGCACGTCGGCGTCGTCCCGATCACGGGGACGACCGTGGACTACGACGGGCCGCTGTGGACGACCGAGCGCGCGAACCCGAGCGACCTCACGGGCATCAGCATCCGGTTCTCGGAGGCGTTCGCGCACGTCCGCCCGGGGGTCGGCTGGGTCGTCGTCGACAACCTCGGCGTCCTCTCGATGTACGTCTCCGAGGAGCGACTGGTCCGCTTCGTCGAGTCGATAACGAGTGCGACCCGCGAGCGGAACGCCCACTGCGTGCTCGCGGCGACCGAGGGCGTCCTCGGGGAGCGCACGCTCGCGCGTCTCGAGGGGCTGACGGACAGGACGGTGTCCGCGCGCTAG
- a CDS encoding replication factor C large subunit, with translation MVDWTEKYRPSTLSEVRGNNKARDALKEWAETWEDHREAVIVHGSPGVGKTSAAHALANDMGWEVIELNASDTRTKDVIERVAGEAAKSGTLVGGSGGRKLVVMDEADNIHGNADRGGARAVTRLVKEATQPMVLIANDYYEMSNALRNACQEIEFRDVSKRSIVPVLRDVCRREGIEYEDAALDALAQKNSGDLRSAINDLQALAEETEVLTEDDIVTGDRDTTEGIFDFLDDVFKEKGAQESLYAAYDVDETPDDLLNWVEDNVPKDYAGAELADAYEFLANADKWLGRVRATQDYSYWRYATDNVAAGTAAARSEPKGGWTRYGPPSFWSKLGRTKGTRNTRDYVARKIAEASGCSMASARREVMPFLAAMTHHCKPRALTVAMAATYDLEAEHVAFVTGSGEDTNKVQDIVADAEAAKAEAAVEHSGGAFEGQSSVDDVEGAAASADEDEQDEEEADVFVDEEESTKSDDAEDDDMQSGLDEFF, from the coding sequence ATGGTTGACTGGACGGAGAAGTACCGCCCGAGCACGCTCTCCGAGGTTCGCGGGAACAACAAGGCCCGCGACGCCCTGAAGGAGTGGGCGGAGACGTGGGAGGACCACCGCGAGGCGGTCATCGTCCACGGGAGTCCGGGCGTCGGGAAGACGTCGGCGGCGCACGCGCTCGCGAACGACATGGGCTGGGAGGTCATCGAGTTGAACGCGAGCGACACCCGGACGAAGGACGTCATCGAGCGGGTCGCGGGCGAGGCGGCGAAGTCGGGGACGCTCGTCGGCGGCTCCGGCGGGCGGAAGCTCGTCGTGATGGACGAGGCGGACAACATCCACGGGAACGCCGACCGCGGCGGCGCGCGCGCCGTCACGCGCCTCGTGAAGGAGGCGACGCAGCCGATGGTGCTCATCGCGAACGACTACTACGAGATGTCGAACGCCCTCCGGAACGCCTGTCAGGAGATCGAGTTCCGCGACGTCTCGAAGCGCAGTATCGTGCCCGTTCTCCGCGACGTCTGCCGGCGCGAGGGCATCGAGTACGAGGACGCCGCGCTCGACGCGCTCGCGCAGAAGAACTCGGGCGACCTCCGCTCGGCGATCAACGACCTGCAGGCGCTCGCCGAGGAGACCGAGGTCCTCACGGAGGACGACATCGTCACCGGGGACCGCGACACCACGGAGGGCATCTTCGACTTCCTCGACGACGTCTTCAAGGAGAAGGGCGCACAGGAGTCGCTCTACGCCGCCTACGACGTGGATGAGACGCCGGACGACCTCCTCAACTGGGTGGAGGACAACGTCCCGAAGGACTACGCGGGCGCGGAGTTGGCGGACGCCTACGAGTTCCTCGCGAACGCCGACAAGTGGCTCGGCCGCGTTCGCGCGACGCAGGACTACTCCTACTGGCGCTACGCGACGGACAACGTCGCCGCCGGCACGGCGGCCGCCCGGAGCGAGCCGAAGGGCGGGTGGACGCGCTACGGGCCGCCGTCCTTCTGGTCGAAGCTCGGGCGGACGAAGGGCACCAGAAACACCCGCGACTACGTCGCGCGCAAGATCGCCGAGGCCTCCGGGTGCTCGATGGCGAGCGCGCGCCGCGAGGTGATGCCGTTCCTCGCCGCGATGACGCATCACTGCAAGCCCCGGGCGCTCACGGTGGCGATGGCCGCGACGTACGACCTCGAGGCCGAGCACGTCGCGTTCGTCACCGGGAGCGGGGAGGACACCAACAAGGTGCAGGACATCGTCGCCGACGCCGAGGCCGCGAAGGCGGAGGCCGCCGTCGAGCACTCCGGCGGCGCCTTCGAGGGGCAGTCGAGCGTCGACGACGTCGAGGGGGCGGCCGCGAGCGCCGACGAGGACGAGCAGGACGAGGAGGAGGCGGACGTCTTCGTCGACGAGGAGGAGAGCACCAAGAGCGACGACGCCGAGGACGACGACATGCAGAGCGGCCTCGACGAGTTCTTCTAG
- a CDS encoding PAS domain S-box protein produces MDATSPRERLYAVFADAELDVEEKIDRALDVGAAHLGLPIGFVTRVEDDTQRIVHAIGGHDRVQPGETCPLRESYCRHTLESDGLLAVQEAAVSPIDQRAIDAFGLGAYIGTKVVVDGEVYGTVCFASRERRDAAFSESEELFLELLATLVGNALERRAYERDLRERTERLEREKRRFEGIAETSFDVLFRVGLDARFTYVSAAVERILGYRPEALTGEYFTEFMTEESAEDAVAAHERLLAGESVENLELDFRARDGDIVVIAVNATPIADGGTITGIQGVGRDVTARKERQRELRVKNRAMDEADIGISIADPNEPDTPLVYVNDGFERITGYDTAEVLGRNCRFLQGERTDDASVERLGNAIDAEESAVVELVNYRRDGTPFWNRLRVNPVYDERGDLSHYLGFQDDVTERKRTERLIALLNRVLRHNLRNDMTLFLAWGSGLRHGDVDDPREIGERIERAARELSALGEHARELEQYARRDRDPQRIDPRALCEAVRETHRERFPNGDIEVRVAAERDICAGAELREALAELVANGLKHDPSDDPQVSVSVFDAGDWVELVVSDEGPGIDSVEAEVVATGEETALMHGSGLGLWLVNWIVTRYGGSFQIAADDGGGTTATVRLPAIGAGEAVADAERGPTVLFF; encoded by the coding sequence ATGGACGCGACGTCACCACGGGAGCGTCTCTACGCCGTCTTCGCCGACGCGGAGCTCGACGTCGAGGAGAAGATCGACCGCGCGCTCGACGTGGGGGCGGCGCACCTCGGCCTCCCGATCGGGTTCGTCACCCGTGTCGAGGACGACACGCAGCGGATCGTTCACGCGATCGGGGGGCACGACCGGGTGCAGCCCGGTGAGACCTGCCCGCTACGCGAGAGCTACTGTCGGCACACGCTCGAATCCGACGGGCTGCTCGCGGTACAGGAGGCGGCGGTCTCGCCGATCGACCAGCGGGCGATCGACGCGTTCGGCCTCGGCGCCTACATCGGCACGAAGGTCGTGGTCGATGGCGAGGTGTACGGGACGGTCTGCTTCGCGAGCCGGGAGCGCCGCGACGCCGCGTTCTCGGAGTCCGAGGAGCTGTTTCTGGAGCTGCTGGCGACCCTCGTGGGGAACGCCCTCGAGCGTCGCGCGTACGAGCGCGACCTCAGGGAGCGCACGGAGCGCCTCGAGCGCGAGAAGCGCCGCTTCGAGGGAATCGCGGAGACCAGCTTCGACGTCCTCTTTCGGGTCGGCCTCGACGCGCGCTTCACGTACGTCTCGGCGGCGGTCGAGCGCATCCTCGGCTATCGGCCCGAGGCGCTGACGGGCGAGTACTTCACGGAGTTCATGACCGAGGAGTCGGCCGAGGACGCGGTGGCGGCCCACGAGCGCCTGCTCGCGGGCGAGTCCGTGGAGAACCTCGAACTCGATTTCCGCGCGCGCGACGGCGACATCGTCGTCATCGCGGTGAACGCGACGCCGATAGCCGACGGCGGGACGATCACCGGCATTCAGGGCGTCGGCCGGGACGTCACCGCGCGCAAGGAGCGCCAGCGCGAGTTGCGCGTGAAGAACCGCGCGATGGACGAGGCGGACATCGGAATCTCCATCGCCGACCCCAACGAGCCCGACACGCCGCTCGTCTACGTCAACGACGGGTTCGAGCGCATCACGGGCTACGACACCGCGGAGGTCCTCGGTCGAAACTGCCGGTTCCTACAGGGCGAGCGCACGGACGACGCGTCGGTCGAGCGCCTCGGGAACGCGATCGACGCCGAGGAGTCGGCGGTCGTCGAACTCGTCAACTACCGGCGTGACGGGACGCCGTTCTGGAACCGCCTCCGGGTCAACCCCGTCTACGACGAGCGCGGCGACCTCTCGCACTACCTCGGGTTCCAGGACGACGTCACGGAGCGCAAGCGGACCGAGCGCCTGATCGCGCTCCTGAATCGCGTCCTCAGACACAACCTCCGAAACGACATGACGCTCTTCCTCGCGTGGGGGAGCGGGCTCCGACACGGGGACGTCGACGACCCGCGCGAGATCGGCGAGCGCATCGAGCGCGCCGCCCGGGAGCTGTCGGCGCTCGGCGAGCACGCGCGGGAGTTGGAGCAGTACGCGCGCCGCGACCGCGACCCCCAGCGCATCGACCCGCGCGCGCTCTGCGAGGCGGTCCGCGAGACGCACCGCGAGCGCTTCCCGAACGGCGACATCGAGGTGCGCGTGGCGGCCGAGCGGGACATCTGCGCGGGCGCGGAGCTCCGGGAGGCGCTCGCGGAGCTCGTGGCGAACGGACTGAAGCACGACCCGTCGGACGACCCGCAGGTGTCGGTGTCCGTGTTCGACGCGGGCGACTGGGTGGAACTCGTCGTGTCGGACGAGGGACCGGGTATCGACTCGGTGGAGGCGGAGGTCGTCGCGACCGGGGAGGAGACGGCGCTGATGCACGGCTCCGGGCTCGGGCTGTGGCTGGTGAACTGGATCGTCACCCGATACGGCGGGTCGTTCCAGATCGCGGCGGACGACGGCGGCGGGACGACCGCGACCGTCCGACTGCCGGCTATCGGCGCGGGAGAGGCCGTCGCGGACGCCGAGCGGGGGCCGACGGTGCTCTTCTTCTGA
- the carA gene encoding glutamine-hydrolyzing carbamoyl-phosphate synthase small subunit: MSDAYLALETGDVVEARARAPGAAQGELVFTTAYTGYEESLTDPSYEAQVLTFAYPLIGNYGVREERFESDRVHPHAVVAREMTDDVAEWLEAEGVPGVDHVDTRDLVTDIRDRGAMKVGVSAGPEASPEEAKAQLESCPHMSDITDIGERVSVDEPVHHAGSGPRVALVDCGAKGSIVDSLTARNADVHVLPYDVSAETVADLDPDVLFISNGPGDPANFEATEALVTHFKGDLPIAGICLGQQVVARAFGGTTEKMTFGHRGVNQPVLDHESGRVVMTTQNHGYTVDEPGDLTVTQVNVNDDTPEGIDSEEYGVLTRQYHPEANPGPHDTLDFFDDVLALAEDRAALTVN; this comes from the coding sequence ATGTCGGACGCCTATCTCGCCCTCGAAACGGGGGACGTAGTCGAAGCGCGCGCACGCGCCCCGGGCGCCGCCCAGGGCGAACTCGTGTTCACGACCGCGTACACGGGCTACGAGGAGAGCCTCACTGACCCGTCCTACGAAGCGCAAGTGCTCACCTTCGCGTACCCCCTCATCGGGAACTACGGCGTCCGAGAGGAGCGCTTCGAGTCCGACCGCGTCCACCCGCACGCCGTCGTCGCACGCGAGATGACGGACGACGTCGCCGAGTGGCTGGAGGCCGAGGGCGTCCCCGGCGTCGACCACGTCGACACCCGCGACCTCGTGACGGACATCCGCGACCGTGGCGCCATGAAGGTCGGCGTCTCCGCCGGCCCCGAGGCCTCCCCCGAGGAGGCGAAGGCGCAACTCGAGAGCTGCCCGCACATGAGCGACATCACGGACATCGGCGAGCGCGTCAGCGTGGACGAACCCGTCCACCACGCGGGCTCCGGCCCGCGCGTCGCGCTCGTCGACTGCGGGGCGAAGGGCTCCATCGTCGACTCGCTCACCGCGCGCAACGCCGACGTCCACGTCCTGCCCTACGACGTCTCGGCCGAGACGGTCGCGGACCTCGACCCGGACGTCCTCTTCATCTCGAACGGCCCCGGCGACCCCGCGAACTTCGAGGCCACCGAGGCCCTCGTCACCCACTTCAAGGGCGACCTCCCCATCGCCGGCATCTGCCTCGGCCAGCAGGTCGTCGCCCGCGCGTTCGGCGGCACCACCGAGAAGATGACCTTCGGCCATCGCGGCGTCAACCAGCCCGTCCTCGACCACGAGTCCGGGCGCGTCGTCATGACGACGCAGAACCACGGCTACACCGTCGACGAACCCGGTGACCTCACCGTCACGCAAGTGAACGTCAACGACGACACGCCGGAAGGCATCGACAGCGAGGAGTACGGCGTCCTCACCCGCCAGTACCACCCCGAGGCGAACCCCGGCCCGCACGACACCCTCGACTTCTTCGACGACGTGCTCGCGCTCGCCGAGGACCGCGCGGCGCTGACCGTCAACTAG
- a CDS encoding Lrp/AsnC family transcriptional regulator gives MDDLDRQILDVLRRDARTPYTEIGDELGVSEGTIRNRIERLQEEGTIERFTVSTSTGNVKAMIEVDVAVDVDTHAVGDQIAEWSEVDFVWQVSGELDIVVVVDAKDTTRVNELITKTRELDDVTTTKTRLILDETL, from the coding sequence ATGGACGACCTCGACCGGCAGATCCTCGACGTCCTCCGACGAGACGCGCGGACGCCGTACACCGAAATCGGCGACGAGCTCGGCGTCAGCGAGGGGACGATACGGAACCGCATCGAGCGCCTGCAGGAGGAGGGCACCATCGAGCGCTTCACGGTCTCCACCAGCACCGGCAACGTCAAGGCCATGATCGAGGTGGACGTCGCCGTGGACGTCGACACGCACGCCGTCGGCGACCAGATCGCCGAATGGAGCGAGGTCGACTTCGTCTGGCAGGTCTCCGGCGAGCTCGACATCGTCGTCGTCGTCGACGCCAAGGACACCACGCGCGTCAACGAACTCATCACCAAGACCCGCGAACTCGACGACGTCACCACTACGAAGACCCGCCTCATCCTCGACGAGACCCTCTAA